One Ostrea edulis chromosome 2, xbOstEdul1.1, whole genome shotgun sequence genomic region harbors:
- the LOC125681605 gene encoding uncharacterized protein LOC125681605 has product MGIVRFVVGFCLVVPGVYGFCFSSFGRVDVTATGRRVPVCEFNGIDFLDGSKFTTTGCNECECKKGHLHCCGIGANAGKIKPRPNCKILKDGCIAREVRISDETLDCVTGKPYRNTSDGVTFPTAATPPPNPVPTTTDTVGGVAIGHVHHSKSPKGIINPNSNGLASLEKIFGTIANNAQKGKRTTFDDLMRDMSSQKFPIQSNVVYPQVPQYPSTQHSSSFQMFDPYVPNDAWSNWLMYNGVMDGSF; this is encoded by the exons ATGGGCATCGTCAGGTTTGTTGTTGGTTTCTGTCTGGTAGTTCCCGGAGTGTAtggattttgtttttcttcgTTTGGAAGGGTAGATGTAACAg CAACCGGTCGCAGAGTTCCAGTATGTGAATTCAATGGAATTGACTTTCTGGATGGATCTAAGTTCACGACAACGGGGTGTAATGAGTGCGAGTGCAAAAAGGGCCATCTGCATTGCTGTGG TATTGGTGCAAACGCTGGTAAAATAAAACCCCGTCCAAACTGTAAGATCTTGAAAGACGGTTGTATCGCAAGAGAAGTTAGAATATCCGATGAAACACTGGACTGTGTCACAGGAAAGCCTTATCGGAATACCTCCGATGGCGTTACATTTCCAACTGCCGCGACACCTCCTCCTAATCCTGTACCCACAACGACTGACACAGTAGGGGGTGTAGCCATAGGCCATGTACACCATTCTAAATCACCTAAAGGCATTATAAATCCCAATTCCAATGGTCTTGCATCCCTGGAGAAAATTTTCGGCACCATCGCTAACAACGCTCAGAAGGGAAAACGTACAACGTTTGACGACCTGATGCGTGATATGTCTTCCCAAAAATTTCCGATCCAATCAAATGTCGTTTATCCCCAAGTTCCACAATATCCATCGACTCAGCACAGCAGCAGCTTCCAAATGTTCGATCCCTATGTACCAAACGATGCTTGGTCAAACTGGTTGATGTACAATGGAGTCATGGATGGGTCCTTTTAG